The sequence CGAGGCCGGCAGCAGCTTTAGGCTGGCCCCAATCAAAAATATTCTGCTGCATGGCAATCTCACTTTCTGGATCAAACGGAAATGACTGTGCGGTGACTTCGGCTTTTTTATTACCGAACTTTAGCCACCAATTAAACTGGGCCATGGTGCATGGAATGACACTCAATGGCTCCTTATTGAAGGTGCTCAGCTGGTACGCCATCACCGCATCAGCTTGGCTCAAGAACCCAAACATCACTTTGTGTTCATCAAAGGTGCCAGCGGCCGTGGCCTGATTAATCACATAGATGTTGAGCACTTCAGGGAAAACGCCTACATAGCAATCCAGCGGATCACCATCAGCGCCAACGGTACCCACAATTTCGCCGTAGTCCGAGGCAATCAATATGGGCTGCTTACCAGGCTTAGTACGGTAGGTGCCCGCATAGGCCTCTAGCTGAATAGGCAGACCATGCAACTCACTCACATGGCCTTCTTGATCACGAATAACAGCCATTACGCACCACCTTCTTTTAGGCGGACAATCTCTGTATCAGCTTCGGCGATCAGCTGATCTAGCTCTTCCAATTCACTGGCAAAAGCTTCTTCTTTGCGTTTGGTTGTTGATTTAAGACCCTTGGGCATCACCACTCTTTTACGAGACAAGGCCTTCTGAAAGCGGGTCGAATTGGCTTCGGCCGACTTGATGATTTCTGCGATTGATTTACGGACGTCGTCCTGCTCTTTGATGGGCAGGATTTTACCGTTCAGGCGGACTTGATAGATGTCACCGGTGGACTTGACGCGCAACACCAGCTGCTGACTATCGGCCAAGGCAATACAAATTTCACGGTATGAAATACTGTTTTCGCGCTTGGTTTTATCGCCCACCCATGATGAGGCGATTTCGGCGCCCGCGCGCTTGAATACAGACACCAGTTTTTTAGGTGCTGTTTTAGGATTTGGGATCAACTCGTCCCAAGAAAATAGATCGTTCGACATAAAAAAGCCCACTGTGCGTTAACAATGGGCTTATTATGAGTTTGTTTAAATAGGCTTAATGGCCCCGTTCCCTTTCTCTAGGCCACCTCTCCCATCATTTTCTTTTTAGCAGCCAGCATGCGCTCTTTACGCTTGTCCTTCTTGGTGCCGCCAGCAAAAGCTGCCTCACTAACGTTGTAATGCACCCCTTCAAGAAAAGCGAAAGCCTTGGTGTCCATAATGTCTGGTGACTTAATGCCCTGCTTACGCATGTCTTCTTTCTTCATCATCTGGTACTGAACCTTCTCGGTGAAGAAATACGGCAGGTGTGTAGCCTGGTAGATAAAGCTGGCACGTAATGCGGGGCTCATCTCCTTGTAGGCGAACCGTACATTTTTCTGCCTCATGGCATCACGTAAGTGCACATAGCACTGAGCCCGCAGATTCACGAAGCGCTTTTTGTTCTCCTTCTTAAAGCATGGATCACCCCAACGCACGCGGTGCACATCGACGCCCTCATCCTCCAAAGCTTTACACAGTTCAAGGCCATTACCGCCCGAGTCAATCAACATGCGGGCATTCGACAACTCTCCGTAAATCTCCAGCAGCAGGCCCTTAAACTTGGCCACGGTCGTGGTGTTGATGTGCAAGGGAATACCCACATACTCAACGCGGCGCGGGTTGGGCCCAGTGATGTCGTCGTCACCGGTCACTCTAGCCAAAGTGCACACCGAATAATCTCGGTACTCGCCGGCGCCAACGTCCACCAGCATAAACCAGCCCCATGGCTCGCCATCCTCAATCAGCTGGGACTTTTCATTGTAGATGGCGTCGATCATGCGCCGGTGAATCAGGTTGAGCTCTTCATTTTCGGCAAACTTACCCAGCACACGAACGCGGTACTCCACTGAGTCTCGGCCACCAGCCTGCAAAGCGATACTGCGCAGATACTCAACCGAAACATGCGGCGCCCGCTCCGAGTTAAAGCATAGATTCACCCAGTCACCATCGTTGGCCAACGAAAGATTGTGGTGGCTGTCGTAAAAAAAACCCGTGGTCTTGGCGCCCTGAGACAGTAAAACTGTTCTGTTACCATCCTGCGTCTGGGTGCCGTTGATCACGTTGAAGTGCTCGTCCTGAACACCAGCGGCCTCATCGACCACGATCAACTGCCAATACCGGTGCTTACCCGCAATCGAAATAGATTGGCCCTTGGCCATGGCCACCTTGGTGATGAACCACTGATCCTTGTAGCCCTGAATGAATACCCGCTCAGCCTTCATTTGGGTGCGTTGGATCAGCCAGTTTAGGTGGCCAGTCATTTTAATGCGCTGGATGGTGTCGTTCATCTCCTTCCAAACACCATCTGTCACCTGCTGTAAAGACGACGCGCCGATGTACGCGTTGCTGCCAATCTCTAACTTGCCATCATAGTAGGCAACCGGATGGCACCATAAGTGCCAAAGCAGCAGCTGGGCAATCTCGGTCGTCTTGCCGGTACCGGTACCAGACACCACGCTGACTTTTGCTCGTGGGTCCACAATCACATGGGCAAAGTCCTGCTGATCCTCAGACAAAGCAAGGCCGGCCACCTCGTAGCAAAACAACTCAAAATTGGTTGCGTATCGCTCAACAAAGGAGTGGTATGCCGGCAGGTCTAAAATGGAACGTCTAGCGGCCACAGGTTATCTCCCAAGGCCTTTAATTAGGTTGGACAGCCCATTGGCTATGGTTTTACAAATCGCCTCTGCTGCGCGCTGAATGCTCTCAACGATGATTTTCATTTTCTGGGCCTCATCGTCGTTTTCAATATGATTTTTCCACGCCTTGGTTGCGACCAGGTCATCAATGAACGATACCGGCTGACTAAGAATTTCACTAAAAGGCTGTCGTGCTTCAAGTGCCAGGCTAGACACCAGCGACATCATATCCGCCCCATGCTTCAAACGCGTCTTCGCTGATAAGGGAATCAAATTGAAATCGGTAGGGTGGCAAACCCTCACCCCCTTTCCCTTCATCCCATGGCACCAACACAAATCCATCATCAAAAACACGCAACCGCACGATATGATCCATGATGGCCGTACCGGTATAAAACTCGCCCAACAGGGTTTTGTATGAGCTGGCGGGCATGGCCAATAGTGTCTCAATGTTGTTCTTGATAAAGCTGTCGATGCTCACCTCGTCAAACACATTCATGTCGGTACCGGCCGCATGGACTTGTGCCGCGATACAGGCCATCTCCCATGCTGCATCTTTATTTGATACACCCCGCACATCCCCACGCAACACGGCGCGCTCCACAGCCTCAACCCATGCCGTGGTTAACGGGCGCATTTCCAGCTGGTCTGGATCATCGGACCCTGCATCCAATTCAAAACGATACACCAGCTCATCAGGCCCAACGCTGTATTTGTTTTTTGTGATGGGATGGTCGGCGCCGTCACGGCCCAAATAATCAATAATCGTAGCCTCAAGGTCTGGCCCAATATTGAATGCCTCGCCCTTGTTGTGAAGGTGGACTTGGTAATGGATCACCGCGGCGTACCGCTCTTGGGCCGTCCAATGAGCCAGCGCTAGGTTGCTGTCCAACAAGAACGCTTCAATGGATTTGGTGATCCCAAGTTCATTGTGCTCAACGGGCATTTTGCACAGCTCAATAATCGAGCCAACACTCAGCTCTTTAAACGTCGCATTAATGCGTGACGTCACGAATGGCGGTATATGCATGGTTATTCCTCATCATCTAAGTTTTGATTGGCCAGTCGGCGTCGAACCTCCTCGGCCTTAGCCATGGCCAAAGCCATATTCTTCTCACCAATTGCCTGAAGTGCTTGGATGCTCTCTTCGCTAGCGTCAACGTTCAGATCAACAGACACTTGGTTGCCCCACAGCTTCGGACGCAACTTAGAGGCCGTCCATTTACGGGCCTCAATCATCAGCTTGGAACGCTCCACGCTCTTCTTGCTGTAATCAATATCCCCATTAGCCTTAAATTCAACGTCCAATGACGAATCATCGGCAATACGCACAATCTCATCAGCCAGGTAATCTGCTCGAATCGCACAGGCATCATCGTACTGCCCGCGAAGCTCACCTTTCTCATCAGCATGTAGAGCCCGATAAAACCGAATACGTGGCGGCATCCCCTCTTTTCGGCAAACATCAGCAATAGACATACCGCCCATGATGTACTCCATCATCTGAGCGAATATTTCAGGTGGTATGGTGTGGCCAGGCAATTCAGACTTAGGCTTCGATTTGGGCCCGCTTTTAGCGGCCACCTTTGCCTTTGCGGCCGCTTTAGGCTTAACCGGTGCCTTCTGCTTTGAGGCAGGCTCTTTGGCCGGGGCCTTCGCACTTGTAGCACTGGCCTTTGAGGCCGTTTTTTTAGTTTTTTCGGCCAGGGCAGAATCAGTCTTTTTGCTTTCAGATTTACTCATGCAATCCTTCCCATAAAAAATAAGCCCACTATTTTCATAATGGGCTTATTGTTCCTCACTTTTGAGTGCTGGTTTTAACGCGTTCCCTTTAATAGGCCGGTTCTAATTAACTTTAAAAAACTGCTGGCAATATAGAAAACCTACTATCTGACATATCAAAAAAACTCATTTCCTAACGTATGCCGAAACCTTTTTATGAACTCGGAAAAACATCTATTCAGAACGTATAGGCGAAAAAATACCCCATGGTTAAATAGGGTAAATTCTTACAACAACAATCATCTGCCTAGACTGGTACAACTCCCACACGCAATCCCATAGCAGCTAATAGTTTGCTTACCGTCTCATAACGTGGCTTAGCATCAGGAGCCAGTGTTTTATAAAGACTTTCACGGCCCAACCCTGCATCTTTCGCTACCTGCGTCATACCCCTAGCCTTAGCCACGTCAGAAATAGCAGCCAACAACACATTAAGATCACCGTCTTGCTCTACACTGGCCAGTGCCTCATTAATGTACTCAGCGATCACCTCTTCATTGTCTAGGTAGTCGGCAATATCAAAATTTAATAATTTATCGTTCATAGCTATACCTCCTTGGCCATTTCCTTGGCCTTTACAATATCTGCCTGCTGGCTACTTTTGTCACCACCAGCCAACATGATAATAAGTACATTTTCCCTCATGGTGTAATAAAGACGATAACCAGCGCCTTCTGTGATACGCATCTCACTGACGCCATCACCAAGGCTTTTAATGTCACCCAAATTACCCCCCATCGCCCTACGTAAGCGCACAAGCACTTTTGCTTTGGCTCGGTTGTCCCTCATGCTAGACAGCCATTTAGCGAACATCTCGGTTTGTTGAATACTGTACATGCCTCATTATGTATCCAAATAGATACAATTGCAAGTAATATCATCCAATGCCATACGCCATACAATAAAGAGTTTCCTTTATTACTGGGGCACCTGCCCTAGCCAGAACGAATCACAATGCGTCTCAGGCTCGCGCGTGCGCGCGTATCTGTTTCGTGGCGCCAGCTTGGCTTCTATGATGTATTGTGCTGGCCCAAAAAAGCCACCCCTTAAGGATGGCTGAAACAATTGAAGCCTTATCATTATTCATTTAGCACCCTTGGGTCTTACATGCAACTCCCCACATGATAAAAGCAGGAGCAACAAGCATAGGGCCCAAGATTGCCTTACCATTTACACTAACTTCCTTACCATAAGACTCAACCGTCACTTCCAATGGTTTTTTTAATAAATATTTTTCTAGTAATTCATCACGATTATCTAGCTTAACCACTCTACCTTCTAAGTAATAATTACCACTTAACAAAGGTTTATTTATATTCCGATCAGGTAACAGTTTATTCATTGCTTTTGTACCCTCGGTTCCCAGTACATTCACAATACCAAATTTGTAATTTTTAACTAAATCATCAACTTCTTCCTTAGTAAAAATTTCTTTATCTAAATAGATACTGTAGTTCCCACGTATTTCATTTGTATTCTTTGTGTAATCCCAAAAATTGGCAGTAGTAAATAATATTTTATTTTTATATGTAGAATTTAAAAAACTTTGCAGCCTAATTACTGAGTTTCCATTAAATTCATATTCAAACTCCGGCCCTGCAGCATAGAGCTTATCCCCCTGAATAAAAACCGCCTGGATACTTTCTTCCCTACTATGCTTATAAACAGTAGAAGTAACGCAGCTACTTAAAAACATACTAGCCGCCAACGAGAATATCAGTTCTTTTACCAAGCCATTCACCGTAAATTTATTTTTATACTCTATCAGTTTACCACCAGTTTATAACCTAAATTCATAAATGTTTTCCTTATAAATAAAGCCCACCCTTTCGAGGTGAGCTGTTTACTTACTTTCCATCATTGGCGTAACTACAACGGCAATTCAACCTTTAGTGTTCGTATCTCATTACCATTCTCATCAACCAACTCAATTCCAACCGCATGCAACCTACAGATTGGATCTTTATTATCATCCCAACAACTGGGCATATCTGCTTTCAAGCCACTAGCTTTATCAAGTAGTTTAGATTCTTCCTTGGTAATGAAAGCAATGCCAAGACATTGGTACATTAATCTAGCTCCATCATCTAATAGCTTATCAAGCTCATCACCTACCAGCTCTAACTTACCATCAAAGAGCTCACAAACTTTATTACATATAAATGATAATGGAACAATATGTTCTAAATGCCTACTTTCTTTTGTGGCGTAATATTTTTTAGAAAACCCTCTAAAAATCAAAGCTTTCTCAGGGTGCAGCAATAACGTCAAAGCTCTTGAATGATAACCAAGCAGGCTTCCATCATTATCATGGATCACTCGATCCTTTTGGAATGTTAAGGTGTTATATAAATGTTGGGTATATAGCCGGCATGTCTTAAGCAAGAAATCATCTAAGCCAGTCATAATATTACTTTCTTCATAGAAACTCACTTATATTATTAATATTTAAATTAAATAAAACAGTATTATATTACTATCTCCCAAACTACTAAAACATTAAGCTTGGTCTATAAATTTAGCCATCATCACCAAGGCCTAAATCAAGCATTTGCTGGCAGTTCTGGTTGCCTACGACACTTACGCTTTCAACAATCAGCTCAGGGCATTGGTGTATCAAACGCTGCTTTTTAATTGCCTCTTTTGTGTCCTGAAGGTTTGCCTTGAAACGCTCTAGCCCAGCCTGAACCTTGGCTCCATTACGCACTTCGTTTTCAAAGTATTCGGGGTTCACATCAATCATTCGTTCCATGGCGATTAGCAGCTCTTGGCCAGCATCAACAAGGTTATTGATCTTCTGATCCTTGAGCACCCCTTGGCTT comes from Neisseriaceae bacterium CLB008 and encodes:
- a CDS encoding type II toxin-antitoxin system RelE/ParE family toxin translates to MYSIQQTEMFAKWLSSMRDNRAKAKVLVRLRRAMGGNLGDIKSLGDGVSEMRITEGAGYRLYYTMRENVLIIMLAGGDKSSQQADIVKAKEMAKEV
- a CDS encoding addiction module antidote protein codes for the protein MNDKLLNFDIADYLDNEEVIAEYINEALASVEQDGDLNVLLAAISDVAKARGMTQVAKDAGLGRESLYKTLAPDAKPRYETVSKLLAAMGLRVGVVPV